TGCAACATGATATGAAAAGTTCTCAAGAAACCAACCTGGTTTGGCTCATTAATGTGTACAGGCTGAAATCGTCGAGCCAAAGCTTTATCCTTCTCGATTTGATTCCTGAATTCATCTAAAGTTGTAGATGCAATACACTGTACAAAGCAAAAGTTGGGACATGCAAATTCATTTTAGTATTCCTCCATTGAGTACACAATCAACTGCATTTGGACTACAGAATGCAAGAGAACTAGACTTCCAAAGcatatttacaaaataaaaaaattgagAGTTGAGTGAAAACCTGTAGTTCACCCCTGCCAAGTGGTGGCTTCACTAGATTTGCAATATCAAGACCAGATCCCTTGTTTCCCCGTCCAACAGTGCCAGACCCAATAATAGTGTGGACTTCATCAATGAAAAGAATAACTTCACCTAAAATCCAAGCGTAAGAAGTTACTAAGCAACGGTCAAGAGGGCTGAGTTATAAAATACCACACCAAAATTTCCAACACTCACCAGATTTTTTTATTTCTGCAAGTAATGTAGTAACACGTGCCTCCAGTTCTCCCCTCTCCTTCGCCCCAGCCATCAATAGGCCTGTGTCTAAGGACATTACACGCTTTGTCTACAAGTAGGACACCTCATCTTATCAAATTTGTTCGACATAAATAGTTTACGAGGAACCAATATCAAAATAAACAAGAAAAACAACATAAACACACCAAAAGAAATGGAGGAACAGCAGCATCAGAAATTTTGATTGCCAATCCTTCAGCAATTGCCGTTTTCCCAACCCCAGCTTCTCCAAGAAGAATGGGATTGTTTTTGGTTCTACGGCCAAGAATCTGAATGATTCTCTCAACTTCAGTATCACGACCAATAACAGGATCAATGAGACCGTCCTCAGCACGAGCAGTGAGGTCCACACAAAATTGAGCCAAGGCACTTTTCTTCCCTGACAAGATAAGCATTAGCATCAAAATGCAATTCTCATTTGGTTTCATAATCATTAAGGaaacaaacaaatatatatatatatatgaacaatgTTTTATATTTGAACCTCTGGTTCTTTCAGGCGACTTGGCAAGATCAGCACTTCCAGTCAATGACTTCTGACTAATGCCCTTAGGTGACACAGAGGGCACTCTGCCATCTTTCGCAAGCTCTCCTTGAAGCCTCGAGACCGCGGAAGCTGTCAAATGGTTTATATTGGCTCCCAGTCTAAAAACACACACAGCAAACAGACTCTCATAAACATATTTACAAACAACAAGCATGCAAAGGAACTCATGCAACGTACATAGATCGAAAAAAACAGTACCTCTTGAGCACTCGAGCAGCGCTTCCATCATCAACAGTGAAAAGACCAATTGCTATATGTTCAGGAGCAATGAAATTATATCCCATGGTCCTAGAATACTCAACAGCTGCCTCGAAAACCCGTTTCGTGCTGATCGAAAACGGCACATCTGGTGAAGACGCCAGAGATGTTGAATTATTGTCGGGATCGGTACTTTTATTACTCCAAATATTCATTACTGCTTCACGTGCTCTATCAATTTTAATCCCTGAACCCAGAAAACCCTTTGGATCACGATCCTCCACGATCAAACCCAATAACAGATGTTGTGTAAACACCATGTCCTTGCCTAACGCCTTTGCTTCCCTCTGAGAAAATATTATAGCTTTAATAGCTCTTTCAGTAAACCTCTCGAATACAGCTGAGATTGGCCCGATTTTTCTCCTTCGCTTGTTGGGTTTTGAACAACAAGGTGAAATTTCGCTATTGTAGAAAAAAGGGTTCGTGTATGAGAGAGGACACGTTGAAAAATGACGAACATGAAGAAGAAATCGCCAAAAATTGGGTCTTTTTGTGTCGACGAATTGGTATCTGTTGCGTAAAGAATGGAACAAGGCTGCATCTTGATGAGTGAACTGATATTGGAGACCATGATGTTGTTGCTTGCATTATTACAGCTTGAATTTGTTGTCTGAAATTCAAAATTTTGGCAATTGGGTATGTCTCAAAATTTGATTTTGGGAGGCAAATTTAAGTTTGTAACTGTATATTGAGAATTGAGAGGCTCTTATTTAAAAAATGGTTTATACAGAGGATCCATAGCAACTGGGGTTATAAAAATGGGGAATTAGAGGGAAGAAGGAAAGAAAAGAATAGATCTTTTTTATTATGAATAGTGAGTACACAGAGAGGGAAGGAAAGACACGTTATTAGGCTCAGCTACGCCACGTTTTGATTGCCCAAACAAAGAATACTACTAAGAATattccttttcttttcttttatttattttcatttctgGAAAATAATTTCTAGGAGGAAAAAGTAAGCTCAATGGAGACCTCTGATCGACATTCAGAAATAGATCTGAATGAAAATGAAATCGGATCAAAATCGAAAAATCGGTCAATGGGAGTCAAAAATATATTTTGGGATGTTTCTTATTTTTGTAAAATTACATGAAACCTCAATCAAAATCAAATTAAAATCGTCAAGAATCGAATCGAAAtcgtcaattttagaaaaatcacaGTTTATATTCCAGAAAATTACAaatgtatttaaaaaaaattatatgtaaACATTTTGATACGAAAGGACAATTGGGTGGAGATTTGTAGTCCGACCGGCAATGGGAATGCCGGTCGGACTACTTAATTAAGCTTAATTGCACCGGCATTGAAAATGCCGGTTAAAGCACCAAACCGGCAATAAGGCTGCCGGTCCAGTTCAACAAGCCTACAACTCGGAATGCGTTCAACAAGCCTGCAACTTGGAATCCAAGTTGTAGGATTCCAAGTTGCAGGCTTGTTGAACGCATTCCTAGTTGTAGGCTTGTTGAAGGTTTATTCCGAGTTGTAGGCTTGTTGAACTGGACCGTATTCCAAGTTGCAGGCTTGTTGAACGCATTCCTAGTTGTAGGCTTGTTGAAGGTTTATTCCGAGTTGTAGGCTTGTTGAACTGGACCGTAAATTTTCTTTTTTGTCAAGACCGGCAGCCTAACTGCCGgtcatgttattttttttttttttttaattttcacgCATGACCGGCAACCTTAATGCCGGTCTTGCTTCAAAGGCAACCCCAATGCATTTTGCTTGCTAATTACGGTGATTAGTGGTGATTAGTCGGACCGGCATTGCGAAATCCGGTCCGACTCTTTCATGTTCACATACATGTACTTTTGTACACAAAAGTAATGTACCCGTTTATATTCGATATAGTATAAATTTAAGAAACGTAAACAATAAGTTATTtagatgattttttttttaaaaaaaaaaggtcgACAATAATTCCATTTTAGGAAATTTTTCTTtctgaaataaaaataataaaaatccaAAGTTAATTTTCGAATACTACTTTTAAAACaagtataaaaaaagaaaaaaaaaatggaaacgGCGAGCACACGTCAGAGACCAAAGCCTCTTTATTCAAGTTATAATGACAAGTACGTATATGAATATCCTTTGGTCAGGGTTACTGACAAAGCCACCTTCAGTTCTCTTCTCAGGGACCACTTTCAGAGAGAAAGAAGCTTTTGCCTTTTGCCAACTTCATTGTTACTTGAAAGTTAGGCTTTAGTCTGCTATATGAGACAAAAATGTTTGATGGCATTCAATTTCAAACCTTATTAGGAGTACAACTTTGCTATGACCAAAACCCATTTCTCCTTTTCCACGAAAAGAATGTGATCAAAAGTTCATAGTCAATATGGAAGCTTGAACTTTTTTTTCTCAACGATAGCTGCTTCCTACTTTCAAAATCCATACATGGTTAGTTGAGATGATATCGATTGAATCGGAGAAAATAAGGTCTTTCACATTGCAGAAATTTTCAAATGTAATAGCCGGTAAAAATAGACATTGCTAGCGTGATGTATGTATCAATTTTCGGTAGTTTGTTTTTGGACCACACTCTCCCCATCAATTACGATTTTGAATAGCTAAAGTGTTAAAGTTTTCCCGGCAGAGTGGAGGTAGATCACGTTACCAAGCTCGGCCAcatttaaattgaattaataaaccTCGACATTTATCAAAAAAAATTGCAGAAAAGTTCAAAGAAGGCTTGGGCTTGGCAGTCCAAATCTAGCATAATTGTAAATGATCTTTAGCACACAAATGGGAGCTGTAAGTGACAAAGAAGGCATCTTGAATCTTGATAAAAAGGGCTTGACtatcattttaatttcaattatatATACAATGTGCATGAATCATACATCTGGGGTTACCAATCTAATGTCATGATAGAACCCCGAGAGTTAAATTTTGATAATTACAATTTCGATATACTAATTGTACAAATAATGGCATCAGGAATCAGGAGACATAAATACATAATTGGAGAAATAGCTTCAGAGATGAAAGACTTTATTAAGAAATTCAAGAGCTGTGATCAGATGAATCAACCTGACTCCAAAACATCTCAGCATAAGCCTTTTCGTCCTCTTTTTCTTCCTGGGCAACATAGTCATTTATCACCTCTACCACATTGTTGTCATCATCGTCCACCATTTCATCTATATCGACAACTTTGTTTCTTTCTTGTTCAGTAAGTTGAGAGACAGCCTCCCACATTGCCTGTTTTTTAGCAGGTCGATCTTTCGGTCCATATTTTGGGGCAGGCACAGAAAATGGCAACACAACGTCATCCAAGTTTGGGCTAGTCTTTCTATTTCTCTCAGATGGAGGAAAGGTGAACACTATCCCAAGTTCATAGTTACACACGTGAAGCTTCTGACCCGAACTGGAAATTTGTCGTCCCCAGGCAGCGGCACTAAAATTATGGGACCCACAATAAACCCAGCCAGAGGAAGATCCATCTCTTCTCGACAGGAACCGTCTGCGTGCCACCTGTTTACATTGTCCATTTTAGTGCTCTCAATGTATGGCATGATCACGATTCACGATTACAATAAGATCTCTGAAAGACACCAGCTTTCGAACAAAGAATACTAACAGAGAAAGAAAGACAAAAAATCTGCTTCTTGTAGAAATTTAACTTAGTTGAATAAAAGCAATATCCTTACCTTGGAATGCATTGGATAACCAATTCTGTCATCGGGATGAGGAATTGCATCATGAAGTATGTCTAGAGTTTTCAACCTTTGCCATGTTTTCTGCAAAAAGTAAATCCATATATAAACTATAGCTTTAGAATGCCTAGAAAATTGCAAATGGCATACCTCAACTTACTGAACAAGACAGAAACAAAGTTGTGGGATAACATACCTCAGAGAAGCAAAGAATACACTTTGAAGGGAGAATTCCATGACGAGCATTCTTCACTCTGTCAATAGAGGGATATATGATTCTAATGGACGGATTTCTCAATTCTTGACTAGCACTCCAACAGCCCAATAGAAAAAGCAAAAAAATTACTTAGTCCGCACACACAGCATGATTTCGCCATGCATACTTCAGTAACTCAGCATATATTCTACCTCAGGATCAGACTCTTCAGAGTCGCAGTATTGCACTGATCTCTTACCAACAGCTGCTGAGAATGCCACTAGAAATTGTGAATTGACCGATCCAATTGATGAACAACCTGAGGAATAAAGACAGACATCGCAATCAATAAGCATGTTTTCTCCTTTATGTTAATTGATAAAATTAAAATACACTTACCGTACACGAAGTCGGACTCTTGGTGTTCAGGCCATTTGTATTGACCCAAAACCTGGAAAAAAGTACAGAAAACTGTACATCAATTCAACTGTTTAGATAAATATCAGAAGCTACATTAGATTTAAATCCCACCCCAGAAAAATCCAGATAAACATAAGAAATCTCAAGTTACAATATGATTGTAATGATAATTGGCCAACGTTTTAGTCCTCTCATATGGTAAATTGCATGAGTAGTAGACATTTTAAAAAATTTCATCACAGGTACCTCCTTACAGCCGCCAGAGGCCTGTACATCTCTGAATAGAAGCGATCAAGGAGCACAAGGATGTAGCAAGCTCATTTCGCATCATTTTTGATATATCAGGAAAACAGGGCCCCTGCAAAAACCAATGCCCAAACCTATAAACATTGCAACTGCAAATTCTGAACACCATTATCCTTTGAAAAATGAAAATCCAACATTGCATATAAAATAATAGTACGATAGTTTAAACTTTAAAGGAATGACATGCCTGGAAGACATGTAGCATCAATCCTAATTTTTTGTTGTTTTTCTCCTAAAGCAGCTGCAAGGGCTTCTTTTGGACAGACATATCCAGAAAATTTGAAGTAGCCAATATCCCACAATGGAGAAAGCCATCTTGCAATATCTCTTGGCAGAAAGCCAAGATGAACTTGGTCTGGCAGAGAGTATGAAACAGCATAATTAGTTGAATGAAAACTCCACTCAGCCAAAAAAGATGGCAAGTGGCACCTCTAAAAAATATACCGGTGAAACTCAGTTGTCAAAGAAGCAATATCCGATTACAAAAGAAACACAACAGAGACTAAAATGTTGAGATTTTTCTAAATTCAGGACCTAGAATTTACCTCCATCAGAAGATTTAACTGGGTTAGAGACAAGAACGCTTACGGCATTTACATCAGCAGGAATATTGCTGTCTCTTCTCAAAACAATCTCCAACAACCCAAATGAATTCCGATGAGATTTTCTAAGAAACGCTGCTAGTCTTTTAAGGTGTATCCCATTTGAGTCAGACTTGTAAAAGATGTGGCTTAAACCTACAACTGATGCTTCGACTGAACCATGGAACTTGACATTGCAGAACTTGGAAGCAAAGTGAGGACCAACCTGATGCAAATAGCAATATGAACATAAAAACATTGAACTTAGAAACTTTTCAGATTCTACAGAAAATGCCAAGCATTGACATTCCGCATGGAAATGCAACAGAGCCAGAAGAAAAAATCACTCCCACCCTAGTCTAACAATTTTCCATACCCTTTAGGAGGATTTGCACCACCTGAAGTGGATAATTAATCTCAACCTCAACCCTTTCGCACTCTCATAACAATTATTCTTTAGGTGAATAGATAGCCTTTAACGCTTTATCAAACACAATTTCAAAGACTCCATGTTTAATGGGACATCTGGAGACGTTAACAGATCTAGCTTATAACACTAATAGAGGGTAAAAAGACCACCTGGAAATACACTAATTAATACAAAGTTCAGGGGTGCCTTACATAGGGACTTCTGTGTAAATGTACTCCAGGCACTGAAGCAACTAGGTGCCCTACAGCCCCACTAAAGTCATACTTTGCCAGCTCAGTGATCCAATGAGCTTGACTTGGTACATCAATCATAAGAGATGCCACGAATCCAGCCAGCTGAGCAGCAAAATCAGATCTTGAATCTTGATTTGCCTCTCCTTCACAAGTTTGAACAAAGAGTGGCGAATAATCGGGCACACTTGTGTTTGTCACCCCATTCCACTGCAGGATTCAGAAAAGAAAAGATGAATAAATCCAAAAGAATGAAGGTAGAACTAATAACATTCAAATATTGGATACATAAGAGTCAATTTTAGGCTTCTTGACATGCCTCAGCCATGCATTAACTGGCACAAAGAAGAATTTATTTATGAGTGTTCCACACAAATGCCTGCTAGAAGTAATATCAATATTTCAAAGGACTGTTCACCTGTGTTGCCACTAAATTTGCAGAAGTAATGATAACTCGAATACTATCATCTCTTTGCACAACAAGCAATTTTGGATGATGGCAAGCAATCCCTTGCTTCTTACGATCTTTACCAAATGCGATAGCTTCTGGAAATGGGGGATGCCTATAACATCAAATTGCAGATATCAAGATTGCTTACTAGCCGGCACTTCCGCATCAAAACGCAGAGCTGGTATAACATTGTTTTCTTGAAGAAAAAGAAATGATATGAATATACTCACACTACAACTAAATTTGGAAAATATGGGTAAGGCACATAGGTTCTTTTATCAGGGCTCGAGCTCCAACATCTTTCCGCATTATGACAAGCAATTGTTACAGGGAGATGGCAAGGGATCTCAGAGTGTGACAGAAACCTACAAACACTTAAGATTTAGAGTCGGAAACAAAGGTCACACGTGTAGACATTTAAAGACGAGAAATGAAATCAATATCCTAAAACACTGGTAAACAGCAGAGACTAAGGCCCAACTTAACCGAAAAATTAATACTCAACATAAATATTCGTCGACTTGAATAGTCCCAACAAGCCTCTACAAATTAAGGAAAATTTTAGCCTGGTTGATCAAACAATAAGACATAAACTATTATAATGCTGCTCCATCCTTCTAAAATCATTTCTCAGTTAAATCACAATTCACAAAGCAGAACCTTATTTCCTAAGGGCACCACAGATTACAAATGGTAAATCATCACGTAGAATCAGAAATAATTTGATAGATAAGCTCATTCAAGAACATCATGCACGCGTCATGAATAAATATCATCCTCAGCAACGAAAGCAAATAAAATGAATGATGAAATGGACAACTTTACCACAAGATGTCACATGCAAATGTTGCTATAAATATCTGGGAAATGCTTTCAAGAGGATGTAATGGTTCTGGCAAAGATATATCATTATGTGTGCCCAAAGAACATCCATCCGAGAACTCAAGGCGGTTCAGATAAAACTTCTTGCCAGGTGGTGAACAAGGATGTATACCGATCTTGCTTGGTGTGGCACCAACAAAACAAGAAGGGTTCACCTTATCCAGATAATTTGAATTCAAAGAACCATCATTGGTGTTGATATTATCAGTATGGGCTTTAACTCTG
This portion of the Rutidosis leptorrhynchoides isolate AG116_Rl617_1_P2 unplaced genomic scaffold, CSIRO_AGI_Rlap_v1 contig22, whole genome shotgun sequence genome encodes:
- the LOC139882005 gene encoding chaperone protein ClpD, chloroplastic-like, whose translation is MRSTSLQLGILQLGFQVAGLLNAFRVVGLLNWTGSLIAGLFTHQDAALFHSLRNRYQFVDTKRPNFWRFLLHVRHFSTCPLSYTNPFFYNSEISPCCSKPNKRRRKIGPISAVFERFTERAIKAIIFSQREAKALGKDMVFTQHLLLGLIVEDRDPKGFLGSGIKIDRAREAVMNIWSNKSTDPDNNSTSLASSPDVPFSISTKRVFEAAVEYSRTMGYNFIAPEHIAIGLFTVDDGSAARVLKRLGANINHLTASAVSRLQGELAKDGRVPSVSPKGISQKSLTGSADLAKSPERTRGKKSALAQFCVDLTARAEDGLIDPVIGRDTEVERIIQILGRRTKNNPILLGEAGVGKTAIAEGLAIKISDAAVPPFLLTKRVMSLDTGLLMAGAKERGELEARVTTLLAEIKKSGEVILFIDEVHTIIGSGTVGRGNKGSGLDIANLVKPPLGRGELQCIASTTLDEFRNQIEKDKALARRFQPVHINEPNQEDAIRILLGLREKYEAHHKCRFTMEAINAAVYLSTRYIPDRYLPDKAIDLIDEAGSRARIEAYKMKKQEETCILSKSPDDYWEEIRTVQAMHEVVLASKPKQDNS